In Jatrophihabitans endophyticus, one DNA window encodes the following:
- the mtrB gene encoding MtrAB system histidine kinase MtrB: protein MANPELSLSAAADEARPAASSTARPRPVRTWLVRSGTGVRHAAGRAGATWRRSLQLRVGTTTVIVAGLVVLVIGLFLVDKVAGGVLTAKQNAAVSQARIGLQTANAAFADVDAQVPADVDVARQQVYASVTAVNSSAGAGLFTIAIESSTVPSDDVESVRIPDSLRDAVRDGNLATQYAPVHPSATSADFVAGLIVGEPVQARSGVFELYYLFPLTAEQQTIALIQRTVVLAGLALVVLVLGIALLVTRQVVRPLRVARETAGRLAAGDLSKRIAVTGSDDIARLGQSFNDMADSLQRQIRRLEDLSRLQRRFTSDVSHELRTPLTTIRMASEFLYASRDEFEPELTRAAELMHDELDRFESLLGDLLEISRHDAGAAHLESAPVDVRSVVATAIEGVQVLAAAHGSEMIVAQPDVPVTVDIDSRRVERILRNLLGNALDHGEGKPVVLTVGYDADAVAIAVRDHGIGLRPGEAGLVFNRFWRGDPSRSRLTGGTGLGLAISLEDARLHDGWLQAWGERGRGAQFRLTLPRRAGHTLMHSPLPLDPDEDPDEDFGDADDGEGAR, encoded by the coding sequence GTGGCCAATCCCGAGCTCTCGCTGTCGGCCGCTGCGGACGAGGCCCGCCCGGCCGCGTCGTCGACGGCCCGCCCGCGTCCGGTCCGGACCTGGCTCGTCCGCAGCGGCACCGGCGTGCGCCACGCGGCCGGTCGCGCGGGGGCGACGTGGCGTCGCTCGCTGCAGCTGCGGGTGGGCACGACGACGGTCATCGTGGCCGGCCTCGTCGTCCTCGTGATCGGCCTGTTCCTCGTGGACAAGGTGGCCGGTGGCGTGCTCACCGCGAAGCAGAACGCCGCGGTGAGCCAGGCCCGCATCGGGTTGCAGACGGCGAACGCCGCCTTCGCCGACGTGGACGCCCAGGTGCCCGCCGACGTCGACGTCGCGCGGCAGCAGGTCTACGCGAGCGTCACCGCCGTAAACTCCAGCGCCGGGGCGGGGCTGTTCACGATCGCTATCGAGTCGTCGACCGTTCCCAGCGACGACGTCGAGTCGGTCCGCATCCCGGACTCGTTGCGCGACGCCGTGCGCGACGGGAACCTCGCGACCCAGTACGCCCCGGTGCACCCCTCCGCGACGTCGGCCGACTTCGTCGCGGGCCTGATCGTCGGCGAGCCGGTGCAGGCGCGGTCGGGTGTGTTCGAGCTCTACTACCTGTTCCCGCTCACCGCCGAGCAGCAGACGATCGCGCTGATCCAGCGCACCGTGGTGCTGGCCGGTCTCGCGCTGGTCGTACTCGTGCTCGGCATCGCGCTGCTGGTCACCCGTCAGGTCGTCCGGCCGCTGCGGGTCGCCCGCGAGACGGCGGGTCGCCTGGCCGCGGGCGACCTGTCCAAACGCATCGCCGTCACCGGCAGCGACGACATCGCGCGGCTGGGTCAGTCGTTCAACGACATGGCCGACAGCCTGCAACGGCAGATCCGGCGGCTCGAGGATCTCTCCCGCCTCCAGCGGCGCTTCACCAGCGACGTCTCGCACGAGCTGCGCACCCCGCTCACCACCATCCGGATGGCCTCGGAGTTCCTGTACGCCAGCCGCGACGAGTTCGAGCCCGAGCTCACCCGCGCCGCCGAGCTGATGCACGACGAGCTCGACCGCTTCGAGTCACTGCTGGGCGACCTGCTGGAGATCTCGCGGCACGACGCCGGGGCCGCGCATCTCGAGTCGGCGCCGGTCGACGTCCGCTCCGTCGTTGCGACCGCGATCGAGGGCGTGCAGGTGCTCGCGGCGGCCCACGGCAGCGAGATGATCGTCGCGCAACCGGACGTCCCCGTCACCGTCGACATCGACTCGCGCCGCGTCGAACGGATCCTGCGCAACCTGCTGGGCAACGCGCTCGACCACGGAGAGGGCAAGCCGGTGGTGCTGACCGTCGGCTACGACGCGGACGCCGTCGCCATCGCCGTCCGCGACCACGGCATCGGGCTGCGGCCGGGCGAGGCCGGTCTCGTGTTCAACCGCTTCTGGCGTGGCGACCCGTCCCGCAGCCGGCTGACCGGCGGCACCGGCCTCGGCCTCGCCATCTCCCTCGAGGACGCCCGGTTGCACGACGGGTGGCTGCAGGCGTGGGGCGAGCGGGGACGCGGGGCGCAGTTCCGGCTGACCCTGCCGCGGCGCGCGGGCCACACCCTCATGCACTCGCCGCTGCCCCTGGACCCGGACGAGGACCCGGACGAGGATTTCGGCGACGCCGACGACGGGGAGGGTGCCCGGTGA